Proteins from one Cicer arietinum cultivar CDC Frontier isolate Library 1 chromosome 3, Cicar.CDCFrontier_v2.0, whole genome shotgun sequence genomic window:
- the LOC101509275 gene encoding AT-hook motif nuclear-localized protein 20-like: MSNPWWSNTMALPGADNSSPKKSFSLNNTTSTATSSHKEERENSEETKEGAIEVGPTRRSRGRPLGSKNKPKSQVFVTRDGPHALRSHVIEVANGADITDCLIEFSRRHQRGVCVLSGTGAVINVHLRQPTIPSTVMALHGRFEIISLSGSFLPGTSLPGSTGLTVCVAGIQGQVMGGAVVGPLVASGTVVIMAATFSNAMYERLPLPIQEEDRREGAPF; the protein is encoded by the coding sequence ATGTCTAACCCGTGGTGGAGCAACACCATGGCTCTTCCCGGAGCCGACAACTCTTCCCCCAAGAAAAGTTTTTCCCTGAACAATACCACATCTACAGCAACTTCAAGTCataaagaagagagagaaaatagCGAAGAGACCAAAGAAGGAGCTATCGAAGTGGGCCCAACTCGTCGGTCCAGGGGTCGTCCATTGGGCTCAAAGAACAAGCCCAAATCCCAAGTATTTGTAACTAGAGACGGCCCACATGCACTTCGAAGCCACGTCATTGAAGTAGCAAACGGAGCTGACATAACAGATTGCTTGATCGAGTTCTCAAGAAGGCACCAAAGAGGTGTATGCGTTCTCAGCGGAACCGGCGCCGTCATAAACGTCCATCTCCGACAACCGACAATTCCCTCCACCGTGATGGCACTTCATGGCCGGTTCGAGATCATTTCACTCTCCGGTTCATTTCTCCCCGGAACTTCTCTTCCGGGATCCACAGGGCTTACAGTTTGCGTGGCGGGAATTCAGGGACAAGTTATGGGAGGTGCTGTTGTGGGACCCCTTGTTGCATCTGGTACGGTTGTGATAATGGCGGCTACATTTTCCAATGCTATGTATGAAAGATTACCGTTACCTATTCAAGAAGAAGATCGTCGAGAGGGAGCACCCTtttga
- the LOC101489605 gene encoding peptidyl-prolyl cis-trans isomerase CYP19-3: protein MSNPKVFFDILIGRMKAGRVVMELFADVTPKTAENFRALCTGEKGIGNFGKPLHFKGSGFHRIIPEFMCQGGDFTKGNGTGGESIYGSKFTDENFTLKHTGPGILSMANAGPNTNGSQFFICTTKTPWLDGKHVVFGKVVDGYSVVQEMEKVGSHSGKTSEPVVIEDCGQIN, encoded by the coding sequence ATGTCGAATCCAAAAGTTTTCTTTGATATTCTAATTGGAAGGATGAAAGCTGGACGTGTAGTAATGGAATTGTTTGCTGATGTTACCCCTAAGACAGCTGAAAACTTTAGGGCTCTATGCACTGGTGAAAAGGGGATTGGAAATTTTGGGAAACCCTTACACTTCAAAGGTTCTGGTTTTCATCGAATTATTCCAGAGTTTATGTGTCAGGGAGGAGATTTTACCAAAGGAAATGGTACTGGAGGAGAGTCTATTTACGGGTCTAAGTTTACTGATGAGAATTTCACTCTAAAGCATACAGGTCCTGGTATTCTTTCTATGGCAAATGCTGGACCTAATACGAATGGTTCTCAGTTCTTTATATGTACTACAAAGACCCCATGGCTTGATGGGAAACATGTTGTATTTGGAAAAGTTGTTGATGGATACAGTGTTGTTCAGGAAATGGAGAAGGTGGGTTCTCATAGTGGCAAGACATCTGAACCTGTTGTAATTGAAGATTGTGGACAAATAAACTAG
- the LOC101489284 gene encoding probable serine/threonine protein phosphatase 2A regulatory subunit B''delta isoform X2, with protein MMTKNIATQIYTILKQPQLNYLTQDDFKPVLRELLATHPGLEFLQSTPEFQERYAETVIYRIYYYINRSGNGRLTLRELKRGNIIDAMQHADEEEDINKVLRFFSYEHFYVIYCKFWELDTDHDFVIDKENLIRYGNHALTYRIVDRIFSQVPRKFTSKVEGKMGYEDFVYFILSEEDKSSEPSLEYWFKCVDLDGNGVLTRNELQFFYEEQLHRMECMAQEPVLFEDILCQIIDMIGSENESYITLLDLKGGKLSGSIFNILFNLNKFMAFESRDPFLIRQERENPTLTEWDRFAHREYIRLSMEEDVEDVSNGSAEVWDESLEAPF; from the exons ATGATGACGAAGAATATAGCGACCCAAATATACACAATTTTAAAGCAACCACAACTCAATTACCTTACTCAG GATGATTTTAAACCTGTGCTACGTGAGCTTTTGGCAACTCATCCAGGGTTGGAGTTCCTGCAGAGCACACCTGAGTTTCAAGAGAGATATG CCGAAACCGTGATATATAGAATATATTACTACATCAATAGATCAGGAAATGGTCGTCTTACCCTGAGGGAGCTGAAGCGTGGAAACATAATTGATGCAATGCAGCAtgctgatgaagaagaagacaTCAACAAGGTTTTGAG ATTCTTCTCTTATGAGCACTTTTATGTTATATACTGCAAGTTTTGGGAGCTGGATACAGACCACGATTTCGTGATAGACAAAGAGAATCTTATCAGATATGGTAACCATGCGCTGACCTATCGAATTGTTGATAGAATATTTTCTCAG GTTCCAAGAAAGTTTACTAGTAAAGTTGAGGGAAAGATGGGATATGAAGATTTTGTTTATTTCATACTATCAGAAGAGGATAAATCATCTGAGCCGAGTCTCGAATATTG GTTTAAGTGTGTTGATTTGGATGGAAATGGAGTTCTGACACGGAATGAACTGCAATTTTTTTATGAGGAGCAACTGCACCGAATGGAGTGCATGGCTCAAGAACCTGTGCTTTTTGAGGATATATTGTGCCAGATAATTGACATGATTGGATCTGAG AACGAAAGTTATATCACTCTGCTAGACCTGAAGGGTGGTAAACTCTCTGGAAGTATTTTCAATATCCTGTTCAATCTAAATAAGTTCATGGCCTTTGAAAGTCGTGACCCATTTTTGATTCGCCAG GAACGTGAGAATCCTACATTGACAGAGTGGGATCGTTTTGCTCACAGAGAATATATTAGGCTTTCAATGGAAGAAGATGTAGAGGATGTTTCTAATGGAAGTGCAGAAGTTTGGGATGAATCACTAGAGGCTCCCTTCTAA
- the LOC101489928 gene encoding AT-hook motif nuclear-localized protein 14-like → MEPNDNQLSSFFHHHNHHHQQQHHQQQQPQGNSTTVVSATTTTAAPTNGLLSNTDGSHILYPHSVASAVSSQLEPAKRKRGRPRKYGTPEQALAAKKASTSSFSSTPAGADNSSKNTTHSFSPSSFSSKKSHSLSLGNAGQGFSAHVIAVAAGEDVGQKIMQFMQQHRGEICILSASGSISNASLRQPASSGGNITYEGRFDIISLTGSYVRNETGGRSGGLSVCLSNSDGQIIGGGVGGPLKAAGPVQVIVGTFFIDTQKDTSAGIKGDASTSKLPSQVGESASNLGFRQAVDCSSGNPIRGNDEHQAMGGSHFMIQQLGLHVTPPRPTDWGSHPDSRNVGYDLSGRTGHGSHQSPDNGGYDQIPD, encoded by the exons atggaacccAATGACAACCAACTAAGCTCTTTTTTCCACCACCATAACCACCACCACCAACAACAGCaccaccaacaacaacaaccacagGGTAACTCAACCACCGTAGTCTCAGCCACTACCACCACCGCAGCTCCGACTAACGGTCTTTTATCAAACACAGATGGATCCCACATACTGTACCCTCATTCAGTGGCTTCTGCTGTGTCTTCTCAGCTTGAACCAGCTAAGAGGAAACGAGGAAGACCTAGAAAGTACGGAACACCGGAACAAGCTCTCGCTGCTAAAAAAGCCTCTACGTCGTCGTTTTCATCTACTCCCGCTGGTGCTGACAATAGCAGCAAGAATACCACACACTCTTTTTCTCcttcttctttctcttctaAGAAATCTCATTCTCTCTCTCTAG GTAATGCAGGACAAGGTTTCAGTGCACATGTCATTGCTGTTGCTGCTGGTGAG GATGTTGGCCAGAAAATTATGCAATTTATGCAACAACATAGGGGTGAGATATGCATTCTGTCTGCATCTGGTTCCATCTCTAATGCCTCTCTTCGTCAACCGGCATCTTCAGGAGGAAATATTACATATGAG GGTCGATTTGATATTATTTCACTTACCGGTTCTTATGTTCGTAATGAAACCGGAGGGCGAAGTGGCGGTCTCAGTGTATGCTTGTCTAATTCTGATGGACAAATCATAGGTGGTGGTGTTGGTGGGCCACTTAAAGCTGCCGGTCCAGTTCAG GTCATTGTTGGTACATTTTTTATCGACACCCAGAAGGATACAAGTGCTGGCATAAAAGGCGATGCCTCTACCAGCAAGTTGCCATCACAGGTTGGTGAATCAGCATCGAATTTAGGTTTCCGCCAAGCAGTTGACTGTTCCAGCGGGAATCCAATTCGGGGAAATGATGAACATCAAGCTATGGGGGGAAGTCATTTCATGATTCAACAGCTTGGTTTGCATGTGACCCCTCCAAGGCCCACTGACTGGGGGAGTCATCCAGATTCAAGAAATGTCGGCTATGATTTGTCAG GAAGAACAGGTCACGGGTCTCACCAGTCTCCTGATAATGGAGGCTATGACCAAATTCCTGATTGA